A stretch of the Clostridiales bacterium genome encodes the following:
- a CDS encoding nucleotidyltransferase domain-containing protein, with protein sequence MTELKKQRLKSKMTQREAAEKIGISLRSYISYENEAEKANTPKYRFLLAEMREISRMDEEHGILSKKEITEACNEILKDYPVQYCYLFGSYAKGKASETSDVDLLVSSGITGLRFYELAEKLRERLHKKVDLLDLKQLTGNEELLNEILKDGIRIYQ encoded by the coding sequence GTGACAGAGCTGAAGAAACAACGGCTGAAAAGCAAAATGACTCAGCGCGAAGCAGCGGAAAAGATCGGAATCTCACTTCGTTCCTATATTTCCTATGAGAATGAGGCGGAAAAAGCCAATACTCCCAAATATCGTTTTCTGCTGGCAGAAATGCGGGAAATCAGCCGTATGGATGAAGAACACGGCATTTTATCGAAAAAAGAAATTACAGAGGCATGCAATGAAATCCTGAAGGATTATCCTGTGCAGTACTGCTATCTTTTTGGTTCCTACGCCAAAGGAAAAGCTTCCGAAACCAGCGATGTCGATCTGCTGGTTTCTTCCGGCATCACCGGCCTGCGCTTTTATGAACTTGCGGAGAAACTTCGGGAACGGCTGCATAAAAAGGTTGATCTTCTGGACCTGAAACAATTGACAGGTAACGAAGAACTCCTGAATGAAATACTGAAGGATGGGATCAGGATTTATCAATAA
- the rny gene encoding ribonuclease Y, protein MSPILAIGIAIVTCVLGALLGYMYRKSYTEKKIDRTEEYARRLYDDAVRKAEDYKKEKVLEAKEEILKAKAENDRERAENEREIRERRNEIQKNERRLIQREETLEKKADNLETREENLNKKVADLAKQEEEITELKNRQLAELERVAGMTRDEAKQIVIEKVQKDAYHDAAAMVRDIESQAKEDGEKKARNIIALAIQKCAADHVAESTVSVINLPNDDMKGRIIGREGRNIRALETATGVDLIIDDTPEAVIVSAFDPVRREVARVAVEKLIMDGRIHPARIEEMVEKARKEVDNQIREAGENAIFETNQHGIHNELVKLLGRLRFRTSYGQNVLKHSIEVSHLAGLMAAELGADVALAKRAGLLHDIGKAVDHESEGTHVTLGAELARKYHENADVVHCIMAHHNDVEPQTVEAVLVQAADAISAARPGARRESLENYIKRLEKLEEIANSFSGVEKSYAIQSGREVRIMVKPEDVTDDGIKVMAKEIAKRIEEQMEYPGQIRVNVIRETRSTEYAK, encoded by the coding sequence ATGTCACCCATTCTTGCAATCGGGATTGCCATTGTAACGTGTGTCCTCGGTGCACTGCTCGGTTATATGTACCGGAAGAGTTACACCGAAAAGAAGATTGACCGGACAGAGGAATATGCCCGCCGCCTGTATGACGACGCGGTCCGGAAAGCGGAAGACTACAAGAAGGAAAAGGTGCTGGAAGCCAAGGAAGAAATCCTGAAGGCCAAGGCTGAAAATGACCGGGAGCGCGCCGAAAACGAGCGCGAAATCCGGGAACGCCGGAACGAAATCCAGAAGAACGAACGCCGCCTGATTCAGCGGGAAGAAACCCTGGAAAAGAAAGCGGATAACCTGGAAACCCGCGAGGAGAACCTGAACAAAAAGGTCGCGGACCTTGCAAAGCAGGAAGAGGAAATCACGGAACTGAAAAACCGCCAGCTGGCTGAGCTGGAGCGCGTGGCCGGAATGACCCGCGATGAAGCAAAGCAGATCGTCATTGAGAAGGTCCAGAAGGACGCTTACCACGACGCGGCCGCCATGGTGCGAGATATCGAGAGCCAGGCTAAGGAAGACGGGGAAAAGAAAGCCCGGAACATCATCGCCCTGGCGATCCAGAAGTGCGCAGCAGACCACGTGGCCGAGAGCACAGTCAGCGTGATCAACCTGCCGAACGACGACATGAAGGGCCGGATCATCGGCCGTGAAGGCCGGAACATCCGGGCGCTGGAAACGGCAACGGGCGTCGACCTGATTATCGACGACACGCCGGAAGCCGTGATCGTGTCCGCCTTCGACCCGGTGCGCCGGGAGGTTGCGCGGGTTGCGGTTGAAAAGCTGATTATGGACGGACGGATTCATCCCGCCCGCATCGAAGAGATGGTCGAGAAGGCCCGGAAAGAAGTGGACAACCAGATCCGCGAAGCCGGGGAGAACGCGATCTTCGAGACCAACCAGCACGGCATCCACAATGAACTGGTCAAGCTGCTGGGCCGCCTGCGGTTCCGCACCAGCTACGGCCAGAACGTGCTGAAGCACTCCATCGAAGTGAGCCACCTGGCCGGCCTGATGGCTGCCGAGCTGGGCGCGGACGTCGCGCTGGCGAAGCGCGCCGGCCTGCTGCATGACATCGGCAAAGCCGTGGACCACGAGAGCGAAGGTACGCACGTGACCCTGGGCGCCGAGCTGGCCCGGAAGTACCATGAAAACGCCGACGTGGTGCACTGCATTATGGCCCACCACAACGACGTGGAACCCCAGACCGTGGAAGCGGTGCTGGTGCAGGCCGCGGACGCGATTTCCGCCGCCCGTCCCGGTGCCCGCCGGGAGAGCCTGGAGAACTACATCAAGCGGCTGGAGAAGCTGGAAGAAATCGCCAACAGCTTCAGCGGCGTAGAAAAGTCCTACGCGATCCAGAGCGGCCGCGAGGTGCGCATCATGGTGAAGCCCGAGGACGTGACCGACGATGGCATCAAGGTCATGGCCAAGGAAATCGCCAAGCGCATCGAGGAGCAGATGGAGTATCCCGGACAGATCCGCGTGAACGTAATTCGGGAGACCCGGAGCACAGAATACGCGAAATAA
- the acgM gene encoding radical SAM/SPASM domain protein, ACGX system: MRPWFTFQWHITDACDQRCTHCYIYGEDRQKEPETVSAADFVRILDKCLGFCDRLNMQPSFCITGGDPLLHPDFWSFAELLHQAGVSFTVMGNPFHLTAGACKKLKKLGCRQYQMSIDGLEATHDRMRKPGSYRETMEKIALLNRTGLPSAIMTTVSRTNMAEIPDVIKVMDAAGVSSYAFSRYCPTGPDKDVGITPSEYRQFLADCATVIHELLEKGSQTRYGKKDHLWTLYDYERGRFQIPEETEPGVIYGGCHCGISHLTILPNGDVYACRRVLSSRIGNALTDNLSELWAGPMNQYRDYTRFEKCASCELMPWCRGCPAVASGTQNGNFYAPDPQCWK, translated from the coding sequence ATCCGGCCCTGGTTCACTTTCCAGTGGCATATTACCGATGCCTGTGATCAGCGGTGTACCCATTGCTATATCTACGGGGAAGACCGGCAGAAAGAGCCTGAAACCGTTTCGGCCGCCGATTTCGTCCGGATCCTGGACAAATGCCTGGGATTCTGTGACCGGCTCAATATGCAGCCATCTTTCTGCATTACCGGAGGGGATCCGCTCCTTCATCCCGATTTCTGGTCTTTCGCGGAGCTGCTGCATCAGGCCGGCGTATCCTTTACCGTCATGGGTAATCCCTTTCACCTGACAGCCGGCGCATGTAAAAAACTGAAAAAACTGGGATGCAGACAATACCAGATGTCCATTGACGGCCTGGAAGCGACCCATGACCGGATGCGCAAACCGGGTTCATACCGGGAAACAATGGAAAAAATTGCCCTTCTGAACCGGACCGGCCTCCCTTCCGCCATCATGACAACCGTGAGCCGCACCAATATGGCAGAGATTCCGGATGTGATCAAAGTCATGGATGCAGCCGGCGTCAGCTCCTATGCTTTCTCCCGTTACTGTCCTACCGGCCCGGACAAAGACGTGGGCATCACACCTTCGGAATACCGGCAGTTCCTGGCCGACTGCGCAACCGTTATTCACGAGCTGCTGGAAAAAGGCAGCCAGACCCGATACGGAAAAAAGGACCACCTCTGGACCCTTTACGATTATGAACGGGGAAGGTTCCAGATACCGGAAGAGACAGAACCCGGTGTGATCTACGGCGGGTGCCACTGCGGGATCAGCCATCTGACCATCCTGCCCAACGGAGATGTATATGCCTGCCGCCGGGTACTGAGCAGCCGTATCGGCAACGCCCTGACAGACAATCTCAGCGAGCTGTGGGCCGGTCCCATGAATCAATACAGGGATTACACCCGGTTTGAAAAGTGCGCCTCATGCGAGCTGATGCCCTGGTGCCGCGGCTGCCCGGCCGTCGCTTCGGGGACACAGAACGGGAATTTCTACGCGCCTGACCCCCAGTGCTGGAAATAA